The following coding sequences lie in one Apium graveolens cultivar Ventura chromosome 1, ASM990537v1, whole genome shotgun sequence genomic window:
- the LOC141674482 gene encoding heat shock cognate 70 kDa protein-like, producing the protein MANTDEVAVGIDLGTTYSCVGVWQNDRVEIIANDQGNRTTPSCVAFTDTGRFIGDAARNQAALNPVNTVFDAKRLIGRRFLDSTVQSDMKLWPFKVICDHDNKPKIVVNYKGVEKKFSPEELSSMVLLKMKQIAEDYLGKKVVNAVVTVPAYFNDSQRQATKDAATIAGLNVLRLLVEPTAAAVAYGLDKNLTNSSAGEKTVLIFDLGGGTFDVSLLKIKKDIFEVLATAGNTHLGGEDFDDRLLNHFVEEFKRKHKKDISNNAKSLRRLRNACEKAKRILSHNAMTTIDVDSLYDGIDYSTKITRARFEDLNLDMFRSCLETVEKCLVDAGMDKNSVHDVVLVGGSTRIPKVQDLLQQFFDGKDLCKNINPDEAVAYGAAVQAAILSGESNQKIKNLVLFDVTPLSLGLAVKGALMSVIIPRNTTLPNSMQKVFRTRNDDQESVEISVYEGERARTEDNNLLGEFELSGLPPGPRGKVKVCVTFTIDANGVLNVSAENKDSGKQNSIKINNRGTLTKAEVERMIRDAEQFKAEDEEVMKKIKAVQAFEKYVYKVRDNIEGNNKLEASVKKTISNSIKEVIEWIDANPSAEFYEYEYKEQQFEAICNQLIPGIAGIRIDEII; encoded by the exons ATGGCCAATACAGATGAAGTGGCCGTTGGAATCGATCTAGGCACAACATACTCGTGTGTTGGAGTTTGGCAAAATGATCGAGTTGAAATCATCGCAAATGATCAGGGAAATCGTACTACTCCATCATGTGTTGCTTTCACTGATACGGGGCGTTTCATTGGCGATGCTGCTAGAAATCAGGCCGCTCTTAATCCTGTCAACACTGTCTTTG ATGCCAAAAGGTTGATCGGAAGGAGATTCCTTGATTCAACAGTACAAAGTGACATGAAGCTCTGGCCATTTAAGGTTATTTGTGATCACGATAACAAACCTAAAATAGTTGTCAATTATAAAGGCGTGGAGAAAAAATTCTCACCTGAGGAGTTGTCTTCAATGGTTCTTCTTAAGATGAAGCAAATTGCCGAAGATTACCTTGGAAAGAAAGTAGTGAATGCTGTTGTTACCGTCCCTGCATACTTTAATGACTCACAGAGACAGGCTACAAAAGATGCAGCAACAATAGCTGGCCTCAACGTGTTGCGTCTCCTTGTTGAGCCGACAGCTGCTGCAGTCGCTTACGGTCTTGACAAAAATCTTACAAATAGTTCAGCAGGAGAGAAAACTGTGCTTATATTCGACCTTGGTGGGGGTACTTTTGatgtttctcttctcaaaatcAAAAAAGATATTTTTGAAGTCCTGGCTACCGCTGGCAACACTCACCTTGGTGGTGAGGACTTTGACGATCGTTTGCTAAATCATTTTGTTGAGGAATTTAAAAGGAAGCATAAAAAGGACATCAGTAACAATGCTAAATCTTTAAGAAGATTGAGAAATGCTTGTGAAAAGGCGAAGAGAATACTGTCACATAATGCTATGACAACTATTGATGTGGATTCTTTGTACGATGGAATTGATTACAGCACAAAAATTACGCGTGCTAGATTTGAGGATTTAAACTTGGATATGTTCAGAAGTTGTTTGGAAACTGTGGAGAAGTGTCTTGTAGATGCGGGGATGGACAAGAACAGTGTTCATGATGTTGTACTTGTGGGTGGATCTACTAGAATTCCAAAAGTGCAAGATCTGTTGCAGCAGTTTTTTGATGGGAAGGATCTCTGCAAGAACATAAACCCTGATGAGGCTGTTGCCTATGGTGCTGCTGTTCAAGCTGCTATATTAAGTGGGGAGAGTAATCAAAAGATCAAGAATTTGGTTCTATTTGATGTTACTCCTCTGTCTCTTGGCCTTGCAGTCAAAGGTGCACTGATGTCTGTTATTATTCCGAGGAACACAACTCTTCCCAATTCAATGCAAAAAGTGTTTCGTACTCGTAACGATGATCAAGAATCCGTTGAGATCAGTGTTTACGAGGGTGAGAGAGCAAGAACGGAAGATAACAATTTACTCGGAGAGTTTGAACTATCTGGCCTGCCACCTGGCCCAAGAGGTAAAGTTAAAGTTTGTGTAACCTTCACAATAGATGCTAATGGTGTATTAAATGTTTCTGCTGAGAATAAGGATTCTGGAAAGCAAAACAGCATAAAAATCAACAATAGAGGAACGCTCACAAAGGCGGAGGTTGAAAGAATGATAAGGGACGCTGAACAGTTCAAGGCAGAGGACGAGGAGGTCATGAAAAAGATTAAGGCAGTGCAGGCATTTGAGAAATATGTATACAAAGTGAGGGACAACATTGAAGGAAATAACAAGCTTGAAGCTTCTGTTAAGAAGACTATAAGTAATTCTATCAAGGAGGTTATTGAGTGGATAGATGCAAACCCAAGTGCTGAATTTTACGAGTATGAATACAAGGAACAACAGTTTGAAGCAATTTGCAATCAACTCATTCCTGGCATTGCAGGCATCAGGATTGATGAAATCATATGA